One region of Rhodanobacteraceae bacterium genomic DNA includes:
- a CDS encoding recombinase family protein, whose translation MSQQVGYARVSSVGQSLDVQMEKLTNAGCARIFAEKKSGRVSENRPQLQACLAYVREGDTLVISRLDRMARSVLDLAKIADSLEKKGVALRVLDQSIDTSTSEGRLMFGLLGAFAQFEADIRAERQLDGISLAKQKGVQFGRKAVLTDDQKATIRRLHTEESFSVGQLQSKFQVGRATIYRALQETAGSTP comes from the coding sequence CCCTTGACGTGCAGATGGAAAAGCTGACGAATGCAGGATGCGCGCGAATCTTCGCCGAGAAGAAGTCGGGCCGCGTCTCCGAGAACCGCCCGCAGTTGCAAGCATGCTTGGCATACGTCCGTGAAGGCGACACCTTGGTTATTTCTCGGCTGGACCGGATGGCCCGTTCCGTTCTGGATCTGGCCAAGATCGCCGACAGTCTGGAGAAGAAAGGCGTTGCGCTGCGCGTGCTGGATCAATCCATTGATACGTCAACATCCGAGGGGCGCTTGATGTTCGGCCTACTGGGTGCTTTCGCGCAGTTCGAGGCGGACATCCGCGCAGAGCGTCAGCTTGACGGTATCTCGCTCGCGAAGCAAAAAGGCGTCCAGTTTGGACGCAAAGCAGTGCTCACGGATGACCAAAAAGCAACCATCCGCCGCCTGCATACGGAAGAGAGCTTCTCCGTTGGTCAGCTTCAGAGCAAGTTCCAAGTCGGGCGCGCCACCATCTACCGCGCACTTCAGGAAACCGCCGGCAGCACACCCTAA